A DNA window from Portunus trituberculatus isolate SZX2019 chromosome 47, ASM1759143v1, whole genome shotgun sequence contains the following coding sequences:
- the LOC123520834 gene encoding mucin-17-like has protein sequence MPERRSNILSLTLNALNPVPYLLGGLNGVRQAMSQRFHPYHNPNGRHIPLQNKFRGAGRPPLPPHPPPSPHSPHITGGGKFKNPPGGLRYSGDDGDRGVGGGLRDAGSESTFTNGGGGGGGGMHALSHSSQLPNGGYLRPVRGTRNENSPQPDSFSSFSKFRRPSRPNLPLDSSRNQNKDFGTLKPQSIIPYRPEGFRYSPTIPSPPTTAPMPKSVNTEASNSGARGSGKPLSRVINIKVPEEMQDLAVLEISMKTNGDISLSGGHDTGHPRPPGSIKTPGASVLSSASLLTNFEDIFAEDTRLHELDNDNRFLGTLFRREVDLMTPKDSSVQDLLRMQTAEHTNPALLNAFPLDWSSISSLQPIVINNKDMVHDNYQRNVPLSKIFTKNTPVASYSTYAKNPNLNQFYLLPVGMPSTSAANRQSLHSSASSASRHQSNGMDDKKSAVYYIDITIPGNAGGTPSVNAKRLTRRRRSLDFDGWFPMDVSNPMADDPTVAYQPPPLERVHFSNEPMKEKPLFPVRPENPTVFVVRSEKEKPEYHSVYGTENIEYYHINPQSNIVRAFRSPSFTISEATLVPEQSESTTMSSTTSITTSTTTDSTAEVVEESSSVPETNLEIPEKEEGFSDRSDVFYEDTELSDAEAGLNEKPDCETETESDLEGAFSETQTSVILPPELFYLLRERSKRFQEQTIAQRPQQTPAPPPARKRFDNAATIRTGPALHELLGNHPQKSKIEESPYLGSATDSAGVRKIPPPNFRYSSLRTSASGQSPVTSHTRVRGSPTRKPGLPGRPWYLINTRSSDSSRRREPSIASYIVPDTLSGDNKVHYKPNGPVSYVNKQITTISDLIDNPHLNDHMNSYKPTLTANSLSELLQIFRYTQVTNGPSGSSTEEPVTVREFRYTRPTEETPTTEILPTNYRYTPSPSKFSDPTTEPGITERPPAVYSDAVADTNSLDGYLFSDSETNPEYTHPQIPQNTVVKEDKDAGREKGAARGTSKVKINSNLVQRATGTSTPAPRELRVIRPGPAPSSKITTVSPQYVIYQGHSKVKVFGVNSAEDNGWSKFDIHDFILASAPSSSSTTTTPAPPPSSTPSLPTATTTFVPTSPSPSPLPSTNATLPSTLSSPVEQSTFLPVTDTTPLDTTDATLPSGVGEEYEYYYADGDYGVTDLAFGDYQTEDFGQHLIYVSGQLPPPPGVAHLSHPPPLIPTGERQGSPDHSVKNPLEGSFPQALSPATALSQAELLDILSNQQPEDSQFSYPTWPATEIATDQPMENDDVENNGGA, from the coding sequence ATGCCAGAGAGGAGATCCAACATTCTGTCTCTAACACTGAATGCGCTCAATCCTGTGCCATACCTGCTCGGGGGACTGAATGGTGTACGACAAGCAATGTCTCAGCGTTTTCATCCCTACCATAACCCCAACGGCAGACACATTCCCTTGCAGAATAAATTTAGGGGTGCTGGTCGACCACCAttgcctcctcatcctcctccttctcctcattctcctcataTTACGGGGGGTGGGAAGTTTAAAAACCCCCCTGGGGGTCTGCGGTACAGTGGGGATGATGGTGAtaggggtgtgggtggtggattAAGGGATGCTGGTAGTGAGAGCACGTTTactaacggtggtggtggtggtggcggtgggatGCATGCCCTTTCTCATAGTTCACAACTTCCTAATGGTGGATATCTGCGGCCAGTCAGAGGGACCAGGAATGAAAACAGCCCACAACCAGATTCTTTCAGTTCATTTTCCAAATTCCGGAGACCTTCTAGACCTAACTTGCCTTTGGACTCTAGTAGGAATCAAAATAAAGACTTTGGCACCTTAAAACCACAGTCCATAATACCATACAGGCCAGAAGGTTTCCGCTACAGTCCCACCATCCCTTCCCCACCTACAACTGCTCCTATGCCTAAAAGTGTCAATACAGAAGCCTCTAACTCGGGTGCACGTGGTAGCGGGAAGCCTTTATCGAGAGTCATCAACATCAAAGTGCCAGAGGAGATGCAAGACTTGGCAGTGTTGGAAATTAGCATGAAGACCAATGGAGACATCAGCCTGAGTGGAGGACATGACACAGGTCACCCACGCCCACCAGGCTCCATAAAGACACCGGGAGCTTCAGTCTTGAGTTCTGCTTCTTTGCTAACaaattttgaggacatttttgcTGAGGACACGAGACTTCACGAACTGGACAATGACAATAGATTTCTAGGCACTCTCTTCCGCAGAGAGGTAGATCTAATGACTCCCAAGGACTCTTCTGTACAGGATTTGCTTCGCATGCAGACTGCTGAACATACTAACCCTGCTTTGCTAAATGCATTTCCACTTGATTGGAGTTCCATCAGTAGCTTACAGCCCATTGTCATAAATAATAAGGACATGGTTCACGATAATTATCAGAGAAATGTTCCACTCAGTAAGATATTCACAAAAAATACTCCAGTTGCCAGTTATTCAACTTATGCCAAAAATCCAAATTTGAATCAATTTTACCTCCTCCCAGTGGGCATGCCCTCTACCAGCGCGGCCAACCGCCAATCCTTGCACAGCAGTGCGAGCTCTGCCAGCCGCCATCAGTCAAATGGTATGGACGACAAAAAGTCTGCCGTATATTACATTGATATTACTATTCCAGGGAACGCCGGAGGCACGCCCTCTGTCAATGCCAAGCGCCTCACCAGACGGAGAAGAAGCCTCGACTTTGACGGCTGGTTCCCTATGGACGTGAGCAACCCCATGGCTGATGACCCCACTGTGGCCTACCAGCCGCCACCACTGGAGAGAGTTCACTTCAGTAACGAGCCCATGAAGGAGAAGCCGTTGTTCCCTGTCAGGCCAGAGAATCCAACAGTGTTCGTGGTGCGGTCTGAGAAGGAGAAGCCGGAGTACCACTCAGTGTACGGCACCGAGAACATCGAGTACTACCACATTAACCCGCAAAGCAACATCGTAAGAGCCTTCCGCTCGCCCTCTTTTACCATCAGCGAGGCCACCTTAGTGCCTGAGCAATCAGAATCCACCACCATGTCCTCCACAACCTCCattaccacatccaccaccacagacTCCACTGCCGAAGTTGTGGAGGAATCTTCGAGTGTCCCAGAAACCAATCTGGAAATTcccgagaaagaagagggattcTCTGATAGATCTGATGTTTTCTATGAGGATACTGAGCTCTCTGATGCCGAGGCAGGTCTGAATGAAAAACCAGACTGTGAAACTGAGACCGAAAGTGATCTAGAAGGCGCCTTTTCAGAGACTCAAACATCTGTGATATTGCCACCTGAGCTCTTCTACCTCCTTCGTGAAAGGAGTAAAAGATTCCAGGAACAAACGATCGCTCAACGCCCTCAGCAAACGCCCGCCCCTCCCCCTGCCAGAAAACGTTTCGACAATGCGGCCACTATCAGGACTGGGCCTGCCCTTCATGAGCTACTCGGTAACCATCCTCAAAAGTCAAAGATAGAGGAGTCTCCCTACTTAGGCTCTGCCACAGACTCTGCTGGTGTTCGTAAAATTCCACCCCCTAATTTTCGGTACTCCTCCCTGCGCACCTCTGCCTCCGGTCAATCTCCAGTTACCTCGCATACTAGAGTGAGAGGAAGCCCCACCAGGAAGCCAGGGTTGCCCGGGCGTCCATGGTATCTTATCAACACGAGGTCGTCTGACTCAAGCAGAAGACGCGAGCCATCGATTGCATCCTACATAGTCCCTGACACTCTGTCTGGAGACAACAAGGTTCACTACAAGCCAAACGGTCCTGTCTCCTACGTCAACAAGCAGATAACTACGATAAGCGATCTGATTGACAACCCTCACCTGAACGACCACATGAACTCCTACAAGCCCACACTGACAGCAAATAGCCTCTCAGAGCTTCTCCAGATTTTCCGCTACACACAGGTGACGAATGGGCCTAGTGGATCGAGCACTGAAGAGCCGGTGACAGTGCGGGAGTTCAGATACACTCGGCCCACAGAGGAGACCCCAACCACTGAGATCTTGCCAACTAACTACAGATACACTCCCTCTCCATCAAAATTCAGTGACCCAACCACAGAGCCTGGGATCACTGAGAGACCCCCAGCTGTTTACTCAGACGCAGTGGCCGACACTAACTCCCTGGATGGATATCTGTTCTCAGACTCAGAGACTAATCCTGAATACACCCACCCTCAGATTCCCCAGAATACCGTTGTGAAAGAGGATAAGGATGCAGGCAGGGAAAAAGGAGCTGCCAGAGGAACTTCCAAGGTCAAAATAAACTCCAACTTGGTCCAGAGAGCAACTGGGACATCCACACCAGCACCTAGGGAACTCCGTGTGATACGCCCCGGGCCTGCACCTTCAAGCAAAATCACGACTGTCTCCCCGCAGTACGTGATATATCAAGGACACTCCAAAGTCAAGGTGTTTGGAGTGAACTCAGCCGAAGATAACGGCTGGAGCAAATTTGATATACATGATTTCATTTTGGCCTCCGCACCGAGCTCttcctctaccactaccacaccggctcctcctccctcctccactccttctcttcccacagCAACTACAACTTTTGTTCCCACCTCACCCAGTCCGTCGCCTCTTCCCAGCACCAATGCAACACTTCCTAGCACCTTATCCTCACCAGTAGAGCAAAGCACCTTTCTTCCCGTCACTGACACCACTCCTTTGGACACCACTGACGCCACGCTTCCCTCGGGTGTCGGTGAGGAATACGAGTACTATTATGCAGACGGTGACTATGGGGTTACCGATCTTGCCTTCGGGGATTACCAGACAGAGGACTTTGGCCAGCACCTGATTTATGTGTCTGGCcagcttcctccccctcccggtGTGGCACACCTATCACACCCTCCTCCCCTGATACCGACCGGTGAAAGGCAAGGTAGCCCTGACCATTCAGTTAAGAACCCACTGGAGGGAAGTTTCCCCCAGGCCTTGTCTCCCGCCACGGCCCTGAGTCAGGCGGAGTTGTTAGACATCCTCTCCAACCAACAGCCAGAGGACAGTCAGTTTTCATACCCAACCTGGCCCGCCACGGAGATAGCCACAGACCAGCCAATGGAGAACGACGATGTTGAGAATAATGGTGGCGCGTGA